The Setaria viridis chromosome 6, Setaria_viridis_v4.0, whole genome shotgun sequence genome includes the window gcagCTAGTTGCGTGATACCCTACGTTCTATATTttagttggattgaattgctttgaaggggtccctacctcaccttatatagttAGGAGTAGGTTTACAGGTCGGTTTATTACATAAAAACTAGTCGGACACGACTAGAGAAGTCCTACCCTTATTACAACGGgtattttcctaatcctcgactactCTTTGTCTTTCCACATATACTATGTTGTCCTGCACCAAAGCCTCTAtatcagatgcgtctcggtgtaTAGCCCTATATTTGGGACTGTTCAAATCTGctggtgggctcatagatgtatgtacgacacatGGCAGAACcgcgcagggaggccatggcggctagggtttggcctaagccatctcctagacaactccgaagacttgcagcggccatcagctccctctggtgaatgACCTAAGTTTCATCGAGTTCTGGTGGTTGGATGCACATGCCGACGGAGAACAAGGATATTTATACTCCGAAGATGTTGTGGGACGAAGGCCACGTTGATCGGGGCTAGAAACAGGCtagaccgatcggcctgggcccgcTGGGTCGATCGGCCTAGATGATTACGCCACCTTTCTAGCCTCAAATGCTAAAACTTtctatatgaaagttgtagatcatTCGAGTCATGCATTTTAGACACCAAATTTGCCCAAATTAGAGTCCAAAGGATGTGGACGTATTTGGATGACAAATTgggctaggccgattggcctatgGATCCggggccgatcggcctacccTCTTTTGAGTTCCCCTGGTCCTCGTCTTTCTCGTGAAGACTCCTTATATTGTCCCAAGTCCAATTCCAAATCAAGCCCGTACAAAAGTCACATGTTTATGTTGTATTTCCTACCATTTTGCAATATAGTttaaaatacaacacatatgcaaatatgaggttatttcaggtgctaagtagcaggttagtataagatttagTCCAAAATACtacttaaatagcactaaaaaggTGGCAATAACGAGTGTCAACAATTTCCCCATGCTtattaaaccttgctcgtcctcgagcaagtccAGGATACTTGCTTAATCAAGAAATTAGCATTGCCCTTCGATGCCATCCATGCACTtagttatacataacaagacacattgctctctcaagtgtttaacatttaaagttcaagttgtgaccggctacttttcatcatggaagatagactagTAATAAATAACAagccacaataaaataaatacaatgctcttgaaccTAAGTGAACTTCAGGCCTTTACCTTATTCCATCGTGAacagtttttcaaaaagattcAAAGCCAACACAAGAGAGATTCTCTCTTAAAAACTCTCATCTCATCAAGccactcaagcctatactagattattttcaacctaatctactcatatatgaaagtggaaggtttatgtgaagcttggtaggtaaaaatAATCCTACCAAaatattatatctgaaatatttGTCAAACCAAGAGAGATCTATTGGAATTACTGAGACTTTTCAAAAAAGCCATGAAAATTAAATgttggagagagaaagagaggaggaaacacacatttagataagtgAGCATGTATGTAATATCCCTCAAAATTAAATGATATTAATTGTGCTAGTGTTTGCAAAAATTTAACACTTTTTGTTTGAATGTGTGGATCAAACTTAAGGTCCACCGTCATCTCTTTTCTCTAAATTTCAAAAGCTAGTAATTAAATTTTTGCACTTCAATTTAAACACATGCTTGCATGATTGATTTGGATTTGTAAGTTTGCATTTTGAATCTAAATAAAAATACAAACTAAAGCTAACTCAATTATAAAAACCTAGCTAACTCGAGCCTAAACTCCGTAACCCATCTAACCTAACCAGCTTGGCCTCCTAACCTACCCCGGCCTAGCCCACCCAAACCATCAGGCCATGCCTAAACCACGGTGCGGCCCAGCTAAGCCAGCCGGCCTAGCTAACCTCGCCGGCGCACCTTTCGGAACCCTCCTCACCGCAGCTGATGACCGGTGAGCCCCGCCTGTGAGCCACCCGGAGAACTATTCCCCTTTCTCCTTGCTCCCGACGCACGCACGCGCACAGCGATCGCTGCCCCGCGCACTGCCGCTCCGCCGCAAGCTCGCTTTTGTGCTGGCGCGCCTCGATGCTCGCCACACCGTCCTGCCATGACGCCCGCCATGCATCGCCACACATGACCCCCTACAGGAGTCTTCCACGACAGGGAAAACCCCCACCTTGCCCCTGCCCGCTGATGCGCTCCACGCGTCTGCGCGCATGGATGCTGAGGATCGCCGGCCATCCACCCCGCGCACGCCTCGCACCTATATAAGCAACCCTGGCCTCGGACCTCCCTCACCAAAGCCGCTGGGGTTTTTCCACAAGACGACGCTGCCAGTTCGTAAAGGAGAGAAGAACAGGAGtgaagaggagaagaagggagaAGGGTTGAGCCAGGAGGAAGCCGCTGCCGTCCTCGGAGCCGTCGTCATCACAGAGGAGGAGCAGCTGTCGTCGCCGTCCGCAAGGCACCATGCTGCACATCTTCACCACGCTGGCCCCGCCGTGAACCACACCCCCTTCCTGTTCCTCTCGGCACAGCGTCTCTGCCTCGCCATGTCTTGTCCAGCCTTTGTGCCACGTCTTGCAGgggagctgctgccgccgcttgACGTCGCTGCCGCTCGCCACCATGCCGCCGCAAGTCTGGAATGCAAGAGCCTGGCACATGGCCACCGGCATGCCGTGGGCGGAGAGTCCTCCCTACACCGTGCACGCGCTGCCCGCCCTCGCAGCCAACCGCTGGGCCAAGGCAAGGCCTTGGCCGTGTGCACGGCGCACCAGCCCCACACCGCAACCACGCCGCCTTGCCCTGCTGCCCTGCGGGCCCCCTCCGCCACAGGCCCGGAACACCGGTACCCCGCGCGCTGCAGCGGCCGTGCCGTGGACAGGGTTTTCCCCTGTGCCGTGCACGCGCAGCCCGCGTCGCGCCCTGCAAGGCCCCACGCCACCAAACCCCGCCGGTGCCTCCTCGAAGGGAGCAAACACATCTCCAAGGGCAAGAATAAGGGTCAAGCGTCCAGCCAGCCACCAGACCAGGCTGCAAAGGTGGGCGTGGAAGGCTTCTCTGTGCCAGAAGCTGACACATCAGCTGTTGCCACTGAAACGCTGGTTCTGGAGTTGTAGGTGTGTCACACACCGTGCGGAGGTTGCGAGGCTTCCTGCTGTGTGAGCTGTGCAATGGTAAGGCCCCATCGATGAATGGAATTCGGCACCATCTGTTGGAGAAGAAGCACAAGAATAAGGCAAATGCTAGCTCTGATGTCTCTGCCAACGTCTCCACAGGTGAAAATGCGGCAGCAAAAGTACAACTGATGGACACAGACACAGCTGTCGTCGCTGCCATGGCAGTTCAGGTGGAAGCACCATTGGCGAAGTCAGTGGAAACAAAGGTTGGTGATGACAGTGAGCTGCAAGTAAAAACTATGGCTTCCACAAAAGAAGATGCTGCCACTGGGGACACTACCGAGACTCATGGAGATAGAGATGAAGTCCAGTGCAAGTGCTGCTGTGGCTGAGGAAAATAATTTCTGTCGTTTTGACTCACTGACCATGGAAGTAGATAATGTGTGCCATCCTATACAGCGGGTGGATGGCTTCCTCGTCTGCCCTTGCTGCAACGCTAAGGCACCATCTGAGATCATCATGCGGTCGCACCTTACTGGGAAGAAGCACAAGCACAAGATGAGACTTGCTGTACGAAAATACAAGAAGGATGCATCTGTCCTTGCCACCGGGGGTGATGAGGTATTGAGGTGCTAGGAAAGAGCTCAATGTCCGTGGAAGCCAATGTAGAGGCAGAAGCAGCACCATCGATAGTGACATAAGCAAGAAACGCTGCTGCCATGGCACCCATGGGAGTAGATAGTCCAGCTGAGGTTGAAGGCATTGAACCTGCAGAGGATGGCGAGATTACTCGGGTACAAAGCAACAGCTCAAATTCAGTGAAAGCTGGTGAAAAGGCAGAACCGGTGCCGCCATTAGCAGTGCTACAAGTAAAAAATGCTGCTGCCATGGGACCCATGGAAGTAGATGATCTGGCAGAAGTTCAGCCTCGCATTGAACCTGCAGAGGATGGTGAGATTACTCGGGTGCAAAACAACAGCTCAAAGTCAATGAAAGCTGATGAAGAGGCAGAATCAGAACCGCCAATGGCAGCACCACAAGTGAAAAACATTCCAGCCATGGTGCCTTTGGAAGTAGATGGACCGGCAGAAGTTCAACCTTACGTTGAACCTACAGAGGATGGCGAGATTATTGAGGAAGCTGGAGGAGAGCACTCAGCTGACAGAGCGAATGGCTCTGTGGCCCAAGCGAAGGAATCCGTGGAGACCAATGACAATGCTCCGCTTGGTAAGACAATCAAGATCCAGGTGGTGGGCAAGGTGTTCACCGTGCTGCAGCAACATAATGGCAGCCTCTCGTGCCAGATGTGCGGCGTGCACGGCTGCAATAAGGATGGCATGATTCTGCACCTCTACACTCGGATCGGATATATGCACTGGGACAAGGCCAATCTTGCACAAAAGGAGAAAGAGGCTGCTGCAACAGCGGTGGACAAGGACGGTAATGGCGGTAGTGCGGCTGGTGAGTGCTCAGGTGGAGCACTAACGACAACAGTGTGTGATCATCTGAGCAGTTCGTTGTTTGCTTTTTCGGGTTGTTGTATTATTTGTTTCATGTGCAACAACCTCACAGTCATGAATACTAAATTTTTTGGGCAATTATTTTCTGTCAAAATATATCTGTTAAAATGGACACATTAACTTTCAAAAATAACTTCTACATATAATTTTGGTACCCGCAGAATAATTTTGATATTCGCGGAACTCTAAAAATTTCCAACCCGTGCCTGGCCTGGCTCCCATCTAGGCGAGATATCATGGTGCGTGGAGGCATGCAGCATAGAGGGGAAAGGGAGGCTGCGGAGAACTTAGGAAAATTGAGTGTCTAGTTTTGAGGTCTTTTAACAGAACCGATAGTGACGGATAGCGCTACGGTTTGTGATAAAGAGCATCAGTAAAAAGGATTTATCTCACAAAGTCTGCATCAATATATCACTGAAGGTTTTTAGTGGAGTGGCAAACTGATATAAATAAGATGAATGGCATCGTTTAAAGTGTTCAAGGACGAACGACTATGTTAATTTTTAAGTTTATAGATATCCATAACAAGTGAACGTTATGTTCAAGTACAGGATATAAAGATAAGGAAAAACTTATTTTGGTATTATATGTCAAAATCACATTCCCGTCCCTGgtggtatgtttttttttccaatttttactCTATATGTTGAATATTAATGCCTTTGATCAAATGTGGCGTTTTATTCTATATCTTTATTATGCTTTTAGAACGCTAGGCATAAACAATGGGCATTCTCAGCAGTGCGGCAAACGCACGTCTCAAGCACAAGTATTTTATACCATCTGTCAACCACACCGTACTTCACGGCCACGGACATGTCCCTTTCCACACAATACATCGTACAAGCACCGTATCTTAAGACTTACAAAAATACAGGCCGGTAGCTATATATACCCGTGCAACTCTTGCATATCAATCACCAAATCAAAAGCACAGTGCACAACGCCAGCAGTAGCAACCTATTGAAAGGCCTGATCGATCATGGCCAGCCCCAAGGCTTTTCTCCTTGCAATCCTCGGCTGCGCCTTCTTATTCAGTGGTGCTCTCGCAGCTCGCGCCCTGAGTGACGACTCAGCCATGGTGGCGAGGCACGAGCAATGGATGGCACAGTACAGCCGTGTCTACAAAGATGCTGCCGAGAAGGCTCGGCGGTTCGAGGTGTTCAAGGCCAATGTTAAGTTCATCGAGTCATTCAACGCCGTTGGGAACTGCAAGTTCTGGCTCGGCGTCAACCAGTTTGCCGACCTCACCAACGACGAGTTCAGGGCCACCAAGACTAACAAGGGCTTCAAACCTAGCCCGATGAAGGTCCCTACCGGATTTAGGTACGAGAATGTTAGCATTGATGCGCTTCCGGTGACCATCGATTGGAGAACCAAGGGTGCTGTGACTCCCATCAAGGATCAGGGACAATGTGGTAAGTACATTTAATTAGAAGGATGATACACTTGTGTCAACACTATTTTTCTGCAACTAGTGTTTGATGTACGTTGAAACATAATTAACCAATTGCAGGCTGCTGCTGGGCGTTCTCGGCTGTGGCCGCCACGGAGGGCATTGTGAAAATCAGCACCGGAAAGCTCATCTCGCTCTCGGAGCAAGAGTTGGTGGATTGCGATGTCCATGGAGAGGATCAGGGATGTGAGGGTGGTTTGATGGACGACGCCTTCAAGTTCATCATCAAGAATGGCGGCCTAACCACTGAGTCTGGCTATCCTTACACAGCTGCGGATGGCAAGTGCAAGAGTGGATCGAACAGTGCTGCGACCATCAAAGGCTATGAAGATGTGCCGGCAAACAACGAGGCAGCCCTCATGAAGGCCGTAGCTAACCAGCCTGTCTCGGTGGCCGTGGATGGAGGAGACATGACATTTCAGTTCTACTCCGGTGGTGTGATGACTGGCTCTTGCGGCACAGACTTGGATCATGGAATTGCAGCAATCGGTTATGGAAAGGCAAGTGATGGCACAAACTACTGGCTCATGAAGAACTCTTGGGGCACCACATGGGGCGAGAATGGTTACTTGAGAATGGAGAAGGATATTTCGGACAAGAGGGGCATGTGCGGCCTCGCCATGGAGCCTTCCTACCCCACTAAGTAGGTTTACCTTAGTATTTCTCAGATTCGTACATATATAGACTTATATCGAATAAAGATGGATGCTTCTTTGTCTCGTCATGTATATATAGTCCGTTCTTATTGTCAGTAAATTGTTATATATACAAATTGATCTACTATTTAAGGACGCTTGTGCATTTCATGTGAAGACCATGTAAATATGTTGGATAGGTAATG containing:
- the LOC117861660 gene encoding senescence-specific cysteine protease SAG39 isoform X2, whose product is MASPKAFLLAILGCAFLFSGALAARALSDDSAMVARHEQWMAQYSRVYKDAAEKARRFEVFKANVKFIESFNAVGNCKFWLGVNQFADLTNDEFRATKTNKGFKPSPMKVPTGFRYENVSIDALPVTIDWRTKGAVTPIKDQGQCGCCWAFSAVAATEGIVKISTGKLISLSEQELVDCDVHGEDQGCEGGLMDDAFKFIIKNGGLTTESGYPYTAADGKCKSGSNSAATIKGYEDVPANNEAALMKAVANQPVSVAVDGGDMTFQFYSGGVMTGSCGTDLDHGIAAIGYGKASDGTNYWLMKNSWGTTWGENGYLRMEKDISDKRGMCGLAMEPSYPTK
- the LOC117861660 gene encoding senescence-specific cysteine protease SAG39 isoform X1, coding for MSYSSICCKAALSLCSFGVSCSGALAARALSDDSAMVARHEQWMAQYSRVYKDAAEKARRFEVFKANVKFIESFNAVGNCKFWLGVNQFADLTNDEFRATKTNKGFKPSPMKVPTGFRYENVSIDALPVTIDWRTKGAVTPIKDQGQCGCCWAFSAVAATEGIVKISTGKLISLSEQELVDCDVHGEDQGCEGGLMDDAFKFIIKNGGLTTESGYPYTAADGKCKSGSNSAATIKGYEDVPANNEAALMKAVANQPVSVAVDGGDMTFQFYSGGVMTGSCGTDLDHGIAAIGYGKASDGTNYWLMKNSWGTTWGENGYLRMEKDISDKRGMCGLAMEPSYPTK